The region CAGCCCGTCGGCCCGTGAGCAAGCGGGGCCGGACGGCCGGCTCCGTCCGGCCCCGCTCCTCCCTCGTCAGGAGACCCCCATGTCCACCAGCGCACCAACCGACCGCGTCCGGGTTCTCGCGGCACCCGGCCTGACCGACCGCAGGGTGGAGATCACCGGCCCTCCGGAGCGCCGCATGGCAGTCCACGCCCTCACCTCCGGGGCGCAGGTCTGGGTGGCCGACTTCGCGGACGCGACCGCCCCCACCTGGGACAACGTCATCGACGGTCAGCTCACCCTGCTCGACGCCGTCGAGCGCCGCCTCGACTCCACCACCCCCGAGGGCACGGCGTCCCGCCTCGGCGACCAGATCGCCACGATCGTCGTCCGCCCCCGCGGCTGGCACCTCCTCGAAGAGCACCTGGAGTTCGACGGCCGGCCGGTGCCCGCCTCGCTCGTCGATTTCGGCCTGTACTTCTTCCACTGCGCCCAGCGCCGGATCGACGCCGGGCAGGGCCCGTACTTCTACCTGCCCAAGCTGGAGAACCGGTACGAGGCGCGGCTGTGGAACGACGTCTTCGTCCTCGCACAGGAGCTCCTGGGCATCCCCCGCGGCACGGTCCGCGCCACCGTCCTCATCGAGACCCTCACCGCGGCCTTCGAGATGGACGAGATCCTCTACGAGCTGCGCGAGCACGGTTCCGGGCTCAACGCGGGCCGGTGGGACTACCTGTTCAGCCTGATCAAGACCTTCGGGCACCGCACCGACTTCCTGCTGCCGGACCGGGCGAAGGTCACCATGACCGCCTCCTTCCTGCGGGCGTACACCGAACTGCTGGTGCGCACCTGCCACAAGCGGGGCGCCCACGCGATCGGGGGCATGGCCGCCCAGGTGCCGAGCAGGGACGCGGCCGCCCACGAGGCCGCGGCGGCCACGGTCCGGGGGGACAAGGAGCGCGAGGCCGAGGACGGTTTCGACGGCTCCTGGGTCGCCCACCCCGGCCTCGTCCCCGTCTGCCGCACGGCCTTCGACGGCGTCCTCG is a window of Streptomyces caniferus DNA encoding:
- the aceB gene encoding malate synthase A — protein: MSTSAPTDRVRVLAAPGLTDRRVEITGPPERRMAVHALTSGAQVWVADFADATAPTWDNVIDGQLTLLDAVERRLDSTTPEGTASRLGDQIATIVVRPRGWHLLEEHLEFDGRPVPASLVDFGLYFFHCAQRRIDAGQGPYFYLPKLENRYEARLWNDVFVLAQELLGIPRGTVRATVLIETLTAAFEMDEILYELREHGSGLNAGRWDYLFSLIKTFGHRTDFLLPDRAKVTMTASFLRAYTELLVRTCHKRGAHAIGGMAAQVPSRDAAAHEAAAATVRGDKEREAEDGFDGSWVAHPGLVPVCRTAFDGVLGDRPHQIERTRDEVEVGAADLLSVRRISGPPTREGVRTNIAVALRYFDAWLRISGAVALYGLMEDAATAEIARVQIWQWLRHRVIDHETVRRLLDDEAAALGAEYPWARVEEVRSLFERTAMARELPPFFTPDAYSRHLVRRAEARS